One Roseomonas sp. OT10 DNA window includes the following coding sequences:
- a CDS encoding ABC transporter ATP-binding protein: MARVELDAIGKSFGDTRVLSDITLDIADGEFLTLVGPSGCGKSTLIRIIAGLEPQSHGSVRIDGRPVDPLRPHERRVAMVFQNYALYPHMSVFAHMAVPLTMQRLSLWERVPLLRLLSARRRRVMPGIAAEVRSVAAQLQIEPLLGRRPAQLSGGQRQRVALGRAMVRHPDVFLMDEPLSNLDAKLRVHMRTELAELHRRLGSTFVYVTHDQVEAMTMSDRVAMMEAGRVLQLGTPLELYERPASLSVAQFIGSPAINLLPVRIGEGGLALLPTGEALLRTGLPPGGEATIGLRPEALHLRGPGGGPALPARLRRVENLGAESLLHLDLPGLPGRGLILRATGPAGAAPGEAVTVGFDPGAAHVFDGAGQRVAPLPAAAARATAAAEAS; encoded by the coding sequence ATGGCGCGCGTCGAGCTGGACGCCATCGGCAAGTCTTTCGGCGACACCCGCGTGCTGTCCGACATCACCCTGGACATCGCCGACGGCGAGTTCCTCACCCTCGTCGGTCCCTCCGGCTGCGGCAAGTCCACGCTGATCCGCATCATCGCCGGGCTGGAGCCGCAGAGCCACGGCAGCGTGCGCATCGACGGGCGCCCGGTGGACCCGCTGCGCCCGCACGAGCGGCGCGTCGCGATGGTGTTCCAGAACTACGCGCTCTACCCGCACATGTCCGTCTTCGCGCACATGGCGGTGCCGCTCACGATGCAACGCCTGTCGCTGTGGGAGCGGGTGCCGCTGCTGCGCCTGCTCTCCGCGCGTCGGCGGCGCGTCATGCCGGGGATCGCGGCGGAGGTCCGCTCGGTCGCGGCCCAGCTGCAGATCGAGCCGCTGCTGGGCCGCCGCCCGGCGCAGCTCTCCGGCGGGCAGCGGCAGCGCGTGGCGCTGGGCCGCGCCATGGTGCGCCACCCCGACGTCTTCCTGATGGACGAGCCGCTGTCCAACCTCGACGCCAAGCTGCGCGTGCACATGCGCACGGAGCTGGCGGAGCTGCACCGGCGGCTGGGCAGCACCTTCGTCTACGTCACCCACGACCAGGTCGAGGCGATGACCATGTCCGACCGGGTCGCGATGATGGAGGCGGGGCGCGTCCTGCAGCTCGGCACGCCGCTGGAGCTCTACGAGCGCCCGGCGAGCCTGTCGGTGGCGCAGTTCATCGGCAGCCCCGCCATCAACCTGCTGCCCGTCCGCATCGGCGAGGGCGGCCTGGCCCTGCTGCCCACCGGCGAGGCGCTGCTGCGCACCGGCCTGCCGCCGGGCGGCGAGGCGACCATCGGCCTGCGCCCGGAGGCGCTGCACCTGCGCGGCCCCGGCGGGGGCCCCGCCCTGCCGGCGCGGCTGCGGCGGGTCGAGAACCTGGGGGCGGAGTCCCTGCTGCACCTCGACCTGCCGGGGCTGCCGGGGCGCGGGCTGATCCTGCGCGCCACCGGGCCGGCCGGGGCCGCGCCCGGCGAGGCGGTGACGGTGGGCTTCGATCCCGGCGCGGCGCATGTCTTCGATGGCGCGGGGCAGCGCGTGGCGCCGCTGCCCGCCGCGGCCGCGCGCGCCACGGCCGCGGCGGAGGCGTCGTGA
- a CDS encoding carbohydrate ABC transporter permease produces the protein MSARPRPRPRQERIERWTGIGFVTPAMIVFAVTSLLPLAVLLGLSVTDYELGAVDVRHLGTANFAKALGDPVFRRSVWNTLLYVAIVLPGAVGLGLLVAVLVHGRRRSRSFYEVVYFLPVTSTLIAMATVWQFLLHPRLGPVNAFLRLLGVGEIAFLSDPALALPTLAVVGIWQLLGFNMVLFLAGLSAIPRDLYEAAEIDGCVSPLDRFLTITWPLLTPTTMFVVVTTSITAFKIFDTVAVMTRGGPMGSSEVLLYTIYLEGFQYFHMGYAAALTVVFLAFILVFSAVQSLVIEKRVHY, from the coding sequence GTGAGCGCCCGCCCCCGCCCCCGTCCGCGCCAGGAGCGGATCGAGCGCTGGACGGGGATCGGCTTCGTCACGCCGGCGATGATCGTCTTCGCCGTGACCAGCCTGCTCCCGCTGGCCGTGCTGCTCGGGCTCAGCGTCACCGACTATGAGCTGGGGGCGGTGGATGTCCGCCACCTCGGCACGGCGAACTTCGCCAAGGCGCTGGGCGATCCGGTCTTTCGCCGCTCCGTCTGGAACACGCTGCTCTACGTCGCCATCGTGCTGCCCGGGGCGGTGGGGCTGGGGCTGCTGGTCGCCGTCCTGGTGCATGGCCGCCGGCGCAGCCGTTCCTTCTACGAGGTGGTCTACTTCCTCCCCGTCACCTCCACCCTGATCGCCATGGCGACGGTCTGGCAGTTCCTGCTGCACCCGCGCCTGGGGCCGGTGAACGCCTTCCTGCGCCTGCTGGGCGTGGGCGAGATCGCCTTCCTCAGCGACCCGGCCCTGGCGCTGCCCACGCTCGCCGTCGTCGGCATCTGGCAGCTGCTGGGATTCAACATGGTGCTGTTCCTGGCCGGGCTCTCCGCCATCCCGCGCGATCTCTACGAGGCGGCGGAGATCGATGGCTGCGTCTCGCCGCTGGACCGCTTCCTGACCATCACCTGGCCGCTGCTGACGCCGACCACCATGTTCGTCGTCGTCACCACCTCCATCACCGCCTTCAAGATCTTCGACACGGTGGCGGTGATGACGCGGGGCGGGCCGATGGGCTCCTCCGAGGTGCTGCTCTATACGATCTACCTGGAAGGCTTCCAGTACTTCCACATGGGCTACGCCGCGGCGCTGACCGTGGTCTTCCTGGCCTTCATCCTGGTCTTCTCGGCGGTCCAGAGTCTCGTCATCGAGAAGCGGGTGCACTACTGA
- a CDS encoding ABC transporter substrate-binding protein: MTFTRRSVGSLALGSLALAGAPGGRAVAQQPVTIDVLYCFPAFARFHEGVAAEFMKRQPGIKVNFRAPAPTYDDGHQAMLRAAVTNQLPDLYYSGFHLLAELVRTLQRRRQVTDLGPLLAAEPKEWVEANYAPRILDLGKVDGTQYGMAVNASTPLMYFNTELVRKAGGDPARMPDNWTDTLALAQKIHAGGPEVAGMAYNIHDWPDDWLFRGLIHQGGGNMLNPAGDAVAFGDAVGLRAMQYVRRFVTEGAMPLIDWDQSRQQFIAGQIGIFFDTPARLRQVTDLIGQRFTLGTSTFPVDDKQKGGLPTGGNAGIIMSRDDARRRATWEFLKFMTGPEAQKMVVETSGYLPTNLRALGPDFLGPFYEANPNFRTITRQMDRSVPWQGYPGGNSVRIWRTQREIINRVMRGEVTAEVGLERLVAETKALMS, translated from the coding sequence ATGACCTTCACGAGGCGCAGCGTCGGTTCCCTCGCTCTCGGCTCCCTCGCCCTGGCGGGGGCCCCCGGCGGGCGGGCGGTGGCCCAGCAGCCGGTGACCATCGACGTGCTGTACTGCTTCCCCGCCTTCGCCCGCTTCCACGAGGGCGTGGCGGCGGAGTTCATGAAGCGGCAGCCGGGCATCAAGGTGAACTTCCGCGCCCCCGCCCCGACCTATGACGACGGGCACCAGGCGATGCTGCGGGCGGCGGTCACCAACCAGCTTCCGGACCTCTACTACTCCGGCTTCCACTTGCTGGCGGAGCTGGTCCGCACCCTGCAGCGGCGCCGGCAGGTCACGGATCTGGGGCCGCTCCTCGCCGCCGAGCCGAAGGAGTGGGTCGAGGCCAACTACGCCCCGCGCATCCTCGACCTCGGCAAGGTGGACGGCACGCAGTACGGCATGGCCGTCAACGCCTCCACGCCGCTGATGTACTTCAACACCGAGCTGGTGCGGAAGGCCGGCGGCGATCCGGCGAGGATGCCGGACAACTGGACGGACACGCTGGCCCTGGCGCAGAAGATCCACGCCGGCGGCCCCGAGGTCGCGGGCATGGCCTACAACATCCACGACTGGCCGGACGACTGGCTGTTCCGCGGCCTGATCCACCAGGGCGGCGGCAACATGCTGAACCCGGCCGGGGATGCCGTGGCCTTCGGCGACGCGGTCGGGTTGCGCGCCATGCAGTACGTGCGCCGCTTCGTCACCGAGGGGGCGATGCCGCTGATCGACTGGGACCAGTCGCGCCAGCAGTTCATCGCCGGGCAGATCGGCATCTTCTTCGACACCCCGGCGCGCCTGCGCCAGGTCACCGACCTCATCGGGCAGCGCTTCACCCTGGGCACCTCCACCTTCCCGGTGGACGACAAGCAGAAGGGCGGGCTGCCGACCGGCGGCAATGCCGGCATCATCATGAGCCGCGACGACGCGCGGCGCCGCGCGACCTGGGAGTTCCTGAAGTTCATGACCGGGCCCGAGGCCCAGAAGATGGTGGTGGAGACCAGCGGCTACCTGCCCACCAACCTGCGTGCCCTGGGTCCCGACTTCCTCGGGCCCTTCTACGAGGCCAACCCGAACTTCCGCACCATCACCCGGCAGATGGACCGCTCCGTGCCCTGGCAGGGCTATCCGGGCGGCAACTCCGTGCGCATCTGGCGGACGCAACGCGAGATCATCAACCGCGTCATGCGCGGGGAGGTGACGGCCGAGGTGGGGCTGGAGCGGCTGGTGGCGGAAACCAAGGCCCTGATGTCGTGA
- a CDS encoding carbohydrate ABC transporter permease, with amino-acid sequence MHAPRRALSLLLAHGVLLLGAVFMLLPFVWMLATSIKPPEEVFSATLRLLPQRFFGAENYGFALTQAPLLRFALNGVIVCLGILAAQLLLAIPCAYALAKLRFPGRGLAFLLVLLALAIPVQVPALPLYIGLAELELLNTYFALMVPFLFSAFAIFLLRQFFRSYPDDIIQAARLDGMGEMEIVWRIVAPSAWPAIAAFAVFSVVAHWNDLYWPLIVITEGRLATPPLGMMLFADAETGSNYGALMAAAAILTAPLVVVFLLARRRFIAGVTMTGIK; translated from the coding sequence ATGCACGCCCCGCGCCGCGCCCTGTCGCTGCTGCTGGCCCATGGCGTGCTGCTGCTGGGCGCGGTCTTCATGCTGCTGCCCTTCGTCTGGATGCTGGCCACCTCCATCAAGCCCCCGGAGGAGGTGTTCAGCGCCACGCTGCGCCTGCTGCCGCAGCGCTTCTTCGGCGCGGAGAACTACGGCTTCGCCCTGACCCAGGCGCCGCTGCTGCGCTTCGCGCTGAACGGGGTGATCGTCTGCCTCGGCATCCTCGCGGCGCAGCTGCTCCTCGCCATCCCCTGCGCCTATGCGCTGGCCAAGCTGCGCTTCCCCGGCCGCGGGCTGGCCTTCCTGCTGGTGCTGCTGGCGCTGGCCATCCCGGTGCAGGTGCCGGCGCTGCCGCTCTATATCGGCCTGGCGGAGCTGGAGCTGCTCAACACCTACTTCGCCCTGATGGTGCCGTTCCTCTTCTCGGCCTTCGCGATCTTCCTGCTGCGGCAGTTCTTCCGCTCCTACCCGGACGACATCATCCAGGCGGCGCGGCTGGACGGCATGGGCGAGATGGAGATCGTCTGGCGCATCGTCGCGCCCAGCGCCTGGCCGGCCATCGCCGCCTTCGCGGTCTTCTCCGTGGTCGCGCACTGGAACGACCTCTACTGGCCCCTGATCGTCATCACCGAAGGGCGGCTCGCCACGCCGCCGCTCGGCATGATGCTCTTCGCCGATGCGGAGACCGGGTCCAACTACGGCGCGCTGATGGCCGCCGCCGCCATCCTGACGGCCCCGCTGGTGGTCGTCTTCCTCCTGGCGCGCCGGCGCTTCATCGCCGGCGTGACGATGACGGGCATCAAGTAG
- a CDS encoding metallophosphoesterase family protein codes for MTRVVQISDTHLSPHKAHFEANWAPLAAWLEAQRPDLIIHTGDVTVDGADEEEDFRFCAARLATLPAPVLAVPGNHDVGEAGHPYQPVDAARIARWRRHLGPDWWSRDLEGWRLVGLDTMLLGSGLEEEAAQWRWLDGTLEAAQGRRIAVFTHRPLMIEHALEPDTGYWSVKPDPRRRLLEAFDRHGVALVATGHLHRAHDSERDGRRYVWGASSGFVVGPANQPPMPGEARLGAVTYDFAGDQVRVTPAEVPGLTTLWIDDVLHEVYPPRAPLGAA; via the coding sequence ATGACGCGCGTCGTGCAGATCTCCGACACCCATCTCAGCCCGCACAAGGCGCATTTCGAGGCGAACTGGGCGCCGCTGGCCGCCTGGCTGGAGGCGCAGCGCCCCGACCTCATCATCCACACCGGCGACGTGACGGTGGATGGCGCGGACGAGGAGGAGGACTTCCGCTTCTGCGCCGCGCGGCTGGCCACGCTGCCCGCCCCGGTGCTGGCCGTGCCCGGCAACCACGATGTCGGCGAGGCCGGGCACCCGTACCAGCCGGTCGACGCGGCACGCATCGCGCGCTGGCGCCGGCACCTCGGCCCCGACTGGTGGTCGCGGGACCTGGAAGGCTGGCGGCTGGTCGGGCTGGACACGATGCTGCTGGGCTCCGGCCTGGAGGAGGAGGCGGCGCAGTGGCGCTGGCTGGACGGGACCCTCGAGGCAGCGCAGGGCCGGCGGATCGCCGTCTTCACCCACCGCCCGCTGATGATCGAGCACGCGCTGGAGCCCGACACGGGCTACTGGTCGGTCAAGCCCGACCCGCGCCGCCGGCTGCTGGAGGCCTTCGACCGTCACGGCGTCGCGCTGGTGGCCACCGGCCACCTGCACCGCGCGCATGATTCGGAGCGGGACGGCCGGCGCTACGTCTGGGGCGCCTCCTCGGGCTTCGTGGTCGGGCCGGCGAACCAGCCGCCCATGCCGGGCGAGGCGCGGCTGGGTGCCGTCACCTACGATTTCGCCGGCGATCAGGTGCGCGTGACGCCGGCGGAGGTCCCGGGGCTCACCACCCTCTGGATCGACGACGTGCTGCACGAGGTCTACCCGCCCCGCGCCCCGCTGGGCGCGGCCTGA